One stretch of Leadbetterella byssophila DSM 17132 DNA includes these proteins:
- the ltrA gene encoding group II intron reverse transcriptase/maturase translates to MRVGRKLIVKCKRSLAESCNEVNTMPEVFFSNTMLEEILHIRNVKHAVDRVISNGGASGVDGMQIDNLRDYLNTHWQSLRSDILSGTYRPQAVRKVEIPKASGGKRMLGIPTVIDRVIQQSISQWLGLKYEGDFHDNSYGFRPNRNAHQAVIKAQEYLNLGYTWVVELDLEQFFDQVNHDILMHLLSKKITDRRVLALIGKYLRCGIMDHGLEQKRTKGTPQGSPLSPLLSNIILNELDTELSSRGHRFVRYADDCSIYAKSNKSATRIMRNITSYIESTLKLKVNREKSKVSKPSQSSLLGFSFFKTQGDWQIRISAKSIERIREKLRQNTRRNTATPMHERLTKLRQIIHGWVDYFRIATNKKVMVTLDELVRRRLRVLLWKQWKTAGNRIRNLMKLGAKRWLAYQHANTRKSYTRTGTSPIVQTTLTNSYFTKLGYEGFADYYYWRTTHQTTLF, encoded by the coding sequence ATGAGGGTAGGTCGGAAACTGATAGTAAAATGCAAGAGGAGCTTAGCTGAGTCGTGCAACGAAGTGAACACAATGCCTGAGGTTTTTTTTAGTAATACTATGTTGGAAGAGATATTACACATCCGAAATGTCAAACACGCAGTTGATCGTGTCATCTCTAATGGAGGTGCTAGCGGAGTTGATGGTATGCAGATCGATAATCTTCGTGACTACCTTAACACGCACTGGCAATCCCTGCGCTCGGATATTCTCTCTGGCACTTACCGCCCACAAGCTGTTCGGAAAGTAGAGATTCCCAAAGCAAGTGGGGGCAAGCGTATGCTGGGTATCCCAACGGTCATCGACCGTGTTATTCAGCAAAGCATTTCCCAATGGCTTGGGTTAAAGTATGAGGGTGATTTTCACGATAACAGCTACGGCTTCCGTCCGAATCGTAATGCTCATCAGGCCGTCATTAAAGCGCAAGAGTATCTGAACTTGGGCTACACGTGGGTCGTTGAACTTGATTTGGAACAATTCTTCGATCAAGTGAACCACGACATACTGATGCATCTTTTGAGCAAGAAGATTACGGATCGTCGAGTCCTAGCGCTGATCGGGAAATACCTTCGTTGTGGGATTATGGATCATGGTCTTGAACAAAAGCGAACCAAGGGCACACCACAGGGCAGTCCTTTAAGTCCACTTTTGTCAAACATCATCCTGAACGAACTGGATACGGAACTCAGCTCCCGTGGACATCGATTTGTACGTTATGCGGATGACTGTAGTATCTACGCGAAGAGCAATAAATCCGCCACTCGTATTATGCGCAACATCACCAGTTACATCGAATCTACACTAAAACTGAAAGTGAACCGTGAAAAGAGTAAGGTAAGCAAACCTTCCCAAAGTAGTTTACTCGGCTTTAGTTTCTTCAAAACTCAAGGAGATTGGCAGATTCGTATCTCTGCAAAGAGTATCGAACGAATCCGAGAGAAGTTACGTCAAAATACTCGACGTAATACAGCTACTCCTATGCATGAGCGACTGACTAAACTACGGCAAATTATTCACGGCTGGGTGGATTACTTTCGTATAGCAACGAATAAGAAGGTGATGGTAACACTAGATGAACTAGTGCGAAGACGCTTGCGTGTTCTGCTTTGGAAGCAATGGAAGACCGCAGGTAATCGAATTCGGAACTTAATGAAACTGGGAGCCAAACGCTGGCTTGCCTACCAACATGCGAACACCCGTAAATCCTATACTCGGACAGGGACAAGCCCTATCGTTCAAACAACGCTAACAAACTCATACTTTACTAAATTAGGTTACGAAGGATTTGCAGACTACTATTACTGGAGAACAACGCATCAAACGACGTTATTCTAA
- a CDS encoding RNA polymerase sigma factor, producing the protein MDKNKVNESELISAYIRGDENAFTILVNRYKSKVYTTIYLVVKDSYVAEDLTQDTFIKAIRTLKEGRYNEEGKFLPWILRIAHNLAIDYFRRAKRYPNVVFEDGSSVFNSLNFAEDSVESAQIKKESHEHLRSLIKKLPQQQREVLVMRHYEDLSFQEIAEATGVSINTALGRMRYALINLRKLMSKTKYAYDTNLYIDSE; encoded by the coding sequence ATGGACAAAAACAAAGTTAACGAAAGTGAGCTTATATCCGCCTATATAAGAGGTGATGAGAATGCTTTCACAATTCTTGTTAATCGTTATAAGTCTAAGGTATATACAACCATCTATTTGGTGGTGAAGGACAGTTATGTAGCTGAAGATTTAACCCAGGATACCTTTATAAAGGCTATCCGAACTCTGAAGGAGGGGAGGTATAACGAAGAAGGTAAATTCTTGCCGTGGATTTTAAGAATTGCTCACAATCTTGCCATTGACTATTTTCGAAGAGCTAAACGTTATCCGAATGTGGTGTTTGAGGATGGCAGCAGTGTATTTAACTCGCTGAATTTTGCAGAGGATTCTGTAGAGTCCGCTCAGATCAAGAAGGAGTCTCATGAGCATTTACGAAGTCTCATTAAAAAACTCCCTCAGCAGCAAAGGGAAGTACTGGTGATGCGTCACTACGAGGACCTGAGCTTTCAGGAGATTGCTGAAGCTACGGGAGTAAGTATCAATACTGCATTAGGACGTATGCGTTACGCTCTTATCAATCTGCGAAAATTGATGAGTAAAACGAAATACGCCTATGATACAAACCTTTACATCGACTCAGAATGA
- a CDS encoding outer membrane beta-barrel protein, whose product MVFRLLVIFLFFSFSAFGQRDLIITQAGEQIRCKITGETSMRFSYSYTNEKGKTVHSEIFKTLVSSYKYNFFQDDKAATPKTLVQKPTKTYNSPLKEKTEFSNYLKYRVGFKGGLSNLLDGSTDKSDYGLFTEKLKRGWHYGADATIFFNDHIGLGVQYNSYQASNKNRKLDFPHRLNGGEVRNGSLETKINHKFVGPMLVGRIPLDYKTFVMASAGPGYYFYTDKGLENEKAYSFKGKDWGAAASLGLEFLLGNNDSGRDVMLSIECGYQYGKVLVETQSIDLSRLDFSVGLRFNRFPRHLRQ is encoded by the coding sequence ATGGTTTTCAGATTACTCGTGATCTTCCTATTCTTCTCTTTTTCTGCCTTTGGCCAAAGGGACCTGATCATTACCCAAGCAGGGGAACAGATTCGCTGTAAGATTACAGGCGAAACTTCTATGCGCTTTTCTTATTCATATACTAATGAGAAAGGCAAAACCGTTCACTCCGAAATCTTTAAAACCCTGGTTTCTTCTTACAAATATAATTTCTTTCAAGATGATAAGGCTGCAACCCCTAAAACGTTAGTCCAAAAGCCGACAAAAACGTATAATTCCCCTTTAAAAGAAAAAACAGAATTCTCCAACTACCTCAAGTATAGAGTAGGTTTCAAAGGTGGACTAAGTAACTTACTAGATGGCAGCACGGACAAATCAGATTACGGACTTTTCACAGAAAAACTAAAAAGAGGATGGCATTACGGTGCTGACGCTACCATCTTCTTCAATGACCACATAGGTTTAGGTGTTCAATACAATAGCTATCAAGCCTCCAATAAAAACAGAAAACTAGATTTCCCTCATCGCCTAAACGGAGGTGAAGTAAGAAACGGCTCTTTGGAAACCAAAATCAATCACAAATTTGTGGGTCCAATGCTGGTAGGTAGAATCCCTCTGGATTACAAAACCTTTGTCATGGCCTCCGCCGGACCAGGATATTATTTCTATACCGATAAAGGCCTAGAAAACGAGAAAGCTTACTCCTTCAAAGGAAAAGATTGGGGCGCAGCCGCCTCTCTAGGACTTGAATTCCTACTTGGCAACAACGATTCAGGACGCGATGTTATGCTAAGTATAGAGTGCGGGTACCAATACGGAAAGGTACTGGTGGAAACTCAGTCTATAGATTTAAGCCGACTAGACTTCTCCGTAGGCTTACGCTTCAACCGTTTTCCAAGACACCTTAGACAATAG
- the rimO gene encoding 30S ribosomal protein S12 methylthiotransferase RimO, which translates to MKTKGNRKSKINIVTLGCSKNLVDSEMLYTQLRGNGMDVSHESPEDDSQIVVINTCGFIDNAKQESIDTILRYVDAKESGIVEKVYVTGCLSHRYKDELEVEIPQVDSWFGTNELPRLLKTLKADYKHELIGERLLTTPSHYAYMKIAEGCDRPCSFCAIPLMRGSHVSRPMDELVLSAKNMVAKGTKELILIAQDLTYYGLDLYKKRNLSELLARLSDVEGLDWIRLQYAYPAGFPMDILEVMAERTNICKYLDMPLQHGSSEMLKKMRRGIDRPKTEKLLETIREKVPGIHLRTTLIVGHPGETEDMFEEMYRFVESQKFDRLGVFQYSHEEQTHSYSFVDDVPAEVKQERADIIMELQQGISEERNKAKVGQVFKVLVDKKESGHFVGRTEFDSPEVDNEVLIPAEHYVRIGDFTQVRIDSATEFDLYGTPIV; encoded by the coding sequence ATGAAAACCAAAGGCAACAGGAAATCAAAAATCAATATAGTAACGTTAGGTTGTTCCAAAAACTTAGTGGACTCCGAGATGCTTTATACGCAATTACGCGGTAACGGCATGGATGTGAGCCACGAGTCTCCGGAAGATGATTCACAGATTGTGGTTATCAATACCTGCGGTTTTATTGATAATGCCAAGCAGGAAAGTATTGATACCATTTTACGCTATGTGGACGCAAAGGAGTCCGGCATAGTGGAGAAGGTATACGTGACCGGTTGCTTGTCGCACAGATACAAAGACGAGCTTGAGGTGGAAATACCACAAGTGGACTCTTGGTTTGGTACAAATGAATTGCCTAGACTTTTAAAGACGCTTAAAGCCGACTACAAGCACGAGTTGATAGGAGAGCGTTTGCTGACTACTCCTTCTCATTATGCCTACATGAAGATTGCTGAAGGTTGTGACAGGCCTTGTAGCTTTTGTGCCATCCCTTTGATGAGAGGGTCTCATGTTTCCCGCCCAATGGACGAGTTGGTATTGAGTGCCAAGAATATGGTAGCCAAAGGTACTAAGGAGCTGATCCTTATTGCCCAGGATCTTACCTATTACGGATTAGATTTATATAAGAAGAGGAACTTATCTGAGCTACTGGCCAGACTTTCAGATGTAGAAGGTTTAGATTGGATTAGACTACAATATGCTTATCCTGCAGGCTTCCCTATGGATATCCTAGAGGTGATGGCTGAACGTACAAATATATGCAAGTATTTGGATATGCCTTTGCAGCATGGTTCTTCTGAGATGTTGAAGAAGATGAGGAGAGGTATAGACCGACCTAAAACGGAGAAGTTATTAGAAACCATTCGTGAAAAGGTTCCGGGTATACATTTGAGAACTACCTTGATAGTGGGTCACCCAGGAGAGACGGAAGACATGTTTGAGGAGATGTATAGGTTTGTGGAGAGCCAGAAGTTTGATCGTCTTGGTGTTTTCCAATATTCCCATGAGGAGCAAACCCATTCCTATTCTTTTGTAGACGATGTTCCTGCGGAAGTAAAACAGGAGAGGGCAGACATCATCATGGAACTTCAGCAAGGAATCTCAGAAGAGAGGAACAAGGCGAAAGTGGGACAAGTATTTAAAGTCCTTGTAGATAAGAAGGAGAGTGGGCATTTTGTAGGTAGAACAGAATTTGACTCTCCTGAGGTGGATAATGAGGTGCTTATTCCTGCTGAGCACTATGTACGCATAGGCGACTTTACGCAAGTGCGTATAGATTCAGCTACTGAATTTGATTTATACGGTACACCTATTGTCTAA
- a CDS encoding T9SS type B sorting domain-containing protein, whose translation MRKLVAIAFLLFCVLPSLTAQNLCEDPRAYATGSFELSSYDICHNENIRITGDEKVQDARYYFNYKGETYEMAYSQGETRLDFSEYMEKLKKPSVFTVIQVGKVDGKESVACKKIKVRYMDVPVYSYTYCPGPTIKLEITIPQHELNDFQDYSIKVNGQNYYTDALTYRDAFTVPNQPIKLHVTANGSPKTCPATSSEIEVPIFGGGRDWDYYPEITTLTLGDDLIPRMEITGQYDQTHTLYRYAAGANYNVAQAVKTGIKTGDLVSDIPPSLDKSYCYFIKADRVACVQMQFRSAEICTIPLKEGNSANIKENVLTWQRYSGPVDYRAFTPSGALSTSSWMEIARSEENLETKRLLDQDVQYVDKNVDCSKKYCYRIRLDHTGHISGANFQSRSYSNTVCLDHRLDLQDPPLGLLVSAEEQDNIISFNPPGDIQYKPVTWELYKKEGTTFTLSQTEEDVTKFTDEGVTKAETYKVRFFDACKNESPYSGEVTSVFLSEDGDNILDWTSGNPFDGSTISHYEVMYVNSGETFKESAQVNTHPVSTAEVVTEGTFIVRAVASDGRVSDSNPVRFFVRGALFLPNAFTPNSDGHNDTFGAKGSLTSIEKFQMDIFAPNGQKIAEVTDPMSGWDGKLPNGLLAPTGSYFYQIKAEMKSGQVLSKNGSFVVIH comes from the coding sequence GTGAGAAAACTGGTCGCAATAGCTTTTCTTCTATTCTGTGTCTTGCCTTCTTTAACTGCGCAAAATCTTTGTGAAGACCCACGTGCTTATGCAACAGGTTCTTTTGAATTGAGTAGTTATGATATCTGTCATAATGAAAACATCAGAATTACAGGTGATGAGAAGGTCCAGGATGCTAGGTACTACTTTAATTATAAAGGAGAAACCTACGAGATGGCTTACAGTCAGGGTGAGACCCGTTTAGATTTTAGCGAATACATGGAAAAGCTAAAGAAACCCTCCGTTTTTACCGTCATTCAAGTAGGTAAAGTCGACGGTAAAGAATCTGTAGCTTGCAAGAAAATTAAGGTGAGGTATATGGATGTTCCGGTGTATAGTTATACCTACTGTCCGGGACCTACTATTAAATTAGAGATTACTATACCTCAACATGAGTTGAATGATTTTCAGGATTACTCCATCAAGGTGAATGGCCAAAATTATTACACGGATGCACTTACTTATAGAGACGCTTTTACCGTGCCCAATCAGCCTATTAAACTACATGTGACGGCAAATGGATCTCCTAAGACTTGTCCAGCCACTAGCTCAGAGATTGAAGTTCCCATTTTTGGGGGGGGAAGAGACTGGGATTACTATCCTGAAATCACTACCTTGACTTTAGGTGATGACCTGATTCCCCGTATGGAAATTACAGGTCAATATGATCAAACCCATACTTTATACCGTTATGCAGCTGGCGCGAATTATAACGTGGCGCAAGCCGTGAAAACGGGAATTAAAACGGGAGATTTAGTGAGTGACATTCCACCTTCCCTAGATAAATCCTATTGTTACTTTATTAAAGCGGATAGAGTGGCATGTGTTCAAATGCAGTTCCGAAGTGCTGAGATATGTACTATACCCTTGAAGGAGGGTAATAGCGCAAATATAAAGGAGAATGTATTAACATGGCAGAGATACAGTGGACCGGTGGATTATAGAGCATTTACACCTTCAGGCGCCTTATCCACTTCTTCCTGGATGGAGATAGCTAGGTCAGAGGAAAACTTAGAGACCAAGCGCTTATTAGATCAGGATGTACAGTACGTAGATAAGAATGTTGACTGTTCAAAGAAGTACTGCTACCGCATTAGATTAGATCATACAGGGCACATTAGTGGTGCTAATTTCCAAAGCAGGAGTTATTCTAATACGGTCTGTTTGGATCATAGACTGGATCTTCAAGATCCACCTTTGGGCCTCTTGGTGAGTGCGGAGGAGCAAGATAATATTATATCGTTCAATCCTCCTGGGGATATTCAATACAAACCTGTAACCTGGGAATTGTATAAGAAGGAGGGGACTACCTTTACTTTGTCGCAAACAGAAGAAGATGTGACGAAATTTACAGATGAAGGAGTGACCAAAGCGGAGACATACAAGGTTCGTTTCTTTGACGCTTGTAAGAACGAATCTCCCTATTCCGGTGAAGTGACTTCTGTGTTCTTATCAGAAGATGGAGATAACATCTTGGATTGGACCTCTGGAAATCCATTTGATGGTAGTACGATTTCTCATTACGAGGTAATGTATGTAAATTCTGGAGAAACCTTTAAAGAATCAGCGCAAGTAAATACGCATCCCGTAAGCACCGCAGAAGTGGTAACGGAAGGGACCTTTATAGTGCGTGCGGTAGCTAGTGACGGTAGAGTTTCTGACTCAAATCCGGTTAGATTCTTTGTAAGAGGGGCTCTGTTTTTACCTAATGCTTTCACGCCAAACAGTGACGGTCATAATGATACATTCGGAGCTAAAGGCAGTTTGACGAGCATAGAGAAATTCCAAATGGACATATTTGCGCCAAACGGACAAAAAATAGCGGAAGTGACAGATCCCATGTCCGGCTGGGATGGGAAGTTGCCAAATGGCCTATTAGCGCCCACCGGGTCCTATTTCTACCAGATAAAAGCCGAGATGAAGAGCGGTCAGGTGCTGAGTAAAAACGGTAGTTTTGTAGTCATCCATTAG
- the recO gene encoding DNA repair protein RecO, which yields MLHKTRGIVLNYIKYRETSIIAKIYTEEFGLQSYVENGVRSPKSKGRIALFQPLNLVDLVVYFKPQADIQRISEIKCTHPFFNIPTDIRKTTLGIFVGEILVLTLKENAGNPLLFSFLQEALIHLEHQDEGVENFHLYFLMTLSAYLGFGPHTAQDIRMALAENGIPLTRSALQTLQRILENPFGNPLNISKTQRMEALDHLLAFYSYNLDSFHGVRSLQILKDVLEA from the coding sequence ATGCTGCATAAGACCAGAGGAATAGTCTTAAACTACATAAAATACAGAGAGACCTCCATCATTGCCAAGATTTATACAGAGGAATTTGGCTTGCAGTCGTACGTAGAAAACGGAGTCAGAAGTCCCAAGAGCAAAGGCAGAATTGCCCTATTTCAACCGTTGAATCTGGTGGATTTAGTAGTTTACTTCAAGCCACAAGCAGATATCCAAAGAATCTCTGAAATCAAATGCACTCATCCTTTCTTCAATATTCCTACTGACATCCGAAAAACTACTTTAGGCATTTTCGTAGGAGAAATATTAGTTTTAACCTTAAAGGAGAATGCTGGGAATCCTCTACTCTTTTCTTTCTTACAAGAGGCATTGATTCACCTAGAACATCAGGATGAGGGCGTGGAAAATTTCCATCTCTATTTCTTAATGACCCTCAGCGCTTACTTGGGATTTGGTCCTCACACCGCTCAGGATATACGAATGGCTTTAGCTGAAAACGGTATTCCACTAACCAGATCTGCCTTACAGACTTTGCAAAGAATCTTGGAAAATCCTTTTGGAAATCCTTTGAATATATCGAAAACCCAGAGAATGGAGGCTCTAGATCATCTATTGGCCTTTTATAGCTATAACCTCGACTCCTTTCATGGAGTAAGATCCTTGCAGATCTTGAAAGATGTGTTGGAGGCTTAG
- the plsY gene encoding glycerol-3-phosphate 1-O-acyltransferase PlsY, with protein sequence MFLEFALAFLIGSIPTGFWYAKFFHNLDIRQHGSGNIGATNSYRVIGKKAAIIVLFIDLLKGLIPVLLAKYLDFSSENVLLAGVFAVLGHLFSPFLNFRGGKGIATAFGVILGFSPLAALCAVLVFGAVLYFSKMVSLGSIFGVLTFWIYILITKEMGPLWWISTVLAILLIVSHRKNISRIIQGKESKI encoded by the coding sequence ATGTTTTTAGAATTTGCGCTAGCATTTCTAATTGGCTCTATTCCTACGGGCTTTTGGTACGCGAAATTTTTTCATAATCTGGATATACGCCAGCATGGTAGCGGTAATATAGGGGCAACAAACTCCTATAGGGTTATCGGCAAAAAAGCGGCAATAATTGTATTATTCATTGATCTTCTAAAGGGTTTAATACCTGTTTTATTGGCTAAATATTTGGACTTTTCTTCGGAAAATGTGCTATTGGCTGGCGTATTTGCCGTTTTGGGCCATCTATTTTCCCCTTTCTTAAATTTTAGAGGGGGTAAAGGTATAGCTACGGCTTTTGGGGTAATTCTAGGTTTTAGTCCACTGGCGGCTTTGTGCGCCGTTTTAGTTTTTGGTGCAGTTCTTTATTTCTCAAAGATGGTGTCTTTAGGTTCAATTTTCGGGGTCTTAACTTTTTGGATCTATATTTTGATAACCAAAGAGATGGGACCTTTATGGTGGATCAGTACTGTGCTCGCCATACTATTGATAGTATCTCATAGAAAGAACATCTCCCGTATCATACAAGGCAAGGAAAGTAAAATCTAA
- a CDS encoding 2-isopropylmalate synthase produces the protein MSEKIYVFDTTLRDGEQVPGCQLNIDEKIMIAKELDKLGVDIIEAGFPVSSPGDFRAVEAIAKAVENATVCGLTRAVKKDIEVAAEALKPARRPRIHTGIGSSDTHIKYKFNSTREDILQRAIDAVKYAKTFVEDVEFYAEDAGRADLEFLARLTEAVISAGATVVNLPDTTGYLLPHQMHSRISYLMNHVPNVDKAILSMHNHNDLGLATANTIAGITAGARQVEVTINGIGERAGNTSLEEVAMILKLHKDLGLHTDIKSEMLAPLSKLVSSTMRMPVQANKAIVGRNAFAHSSGIHQDGFLKHAETYEIMTPQEVGVDKSDIILTARSGRHALKHRLSLLGFELEKEELDSTYQRFLVLADEIKEVNDGHLVDLMKLAV, from the coding sequence ATGAGCGAAAAAATATATGTATTTGACACTACTCTCCGTGACGGTGAGCAAGTTCCTGGTTGTCAGTTGAACATTGACGAAAAAATCATGATAGCGAAAGAGCTGGACAAGCTGGGAGTAGACATCATAGAGGCAGGCTTTCCAGTATCCAGTCCGGGTGATTTCAGGGCAGTTGAAGCCATAGCAAAGGCAGTAGAAAATGCTACGGTTTGTGGATTGACACGTGCCGTAAAAAAAGATATTGAAGTGGCTGCAGAAGCCCTTAAACCTGCTAGAAGACCTAGAATTCATACGGGTATTGGATCCTCAGATACCCATATTAAGTATAAATTTAATAGTACCAGGGAAGATATTCTTCAAAGAGCCATTGATGCGGTAAAATATGCTAAAACCTTCGTAGAGGATGTAGAATTTTATGCTGAAGATGCGGGGAGAGCGGATCTGGAATTCTTAGCTCGTCTGACAGAAGCGGTGATTTCTGCAGGAGCTACCGTGGTGAATCTTCCGGATACTACAGGATATTTATTGCCTCATCAGATGCATTCTCGTATTTCCTATCTGATGAATCATGTCCCAAATGTAGATAAAGCCATTTTATCTATGCATAATCACAATGACTTGGGATTAGCCACGGCAAACACCATAGCTGGTATTACGGCCGGTGCCCGACAAGTAGAAGTGACCATTAACGGTATTGGAGAAAGAGCAGGTAATACTTCTTTAGAGGAAGTGGCCATGATTCTAAAGCTTCATAAGGATTTGGGTTTACATACAGATATCAAGTCGGAGATGTTAGCTCCTCTGAGTAAGTTGGTGTCTTCCACGATGCGTATGCCGGTACAAGCAAACAAGGCTATCGTGGGTAGAAACGCATTTGCTCATTCTTCCGGAATCCATCAAGACGGCTTCTTGAAACATGCGGAGACGTATGAAATCATGACTCCTCAAGAGGTGGGTGTTGATAAATCTGATATCATTCTGACAGCACGTAGCGGTAGACACGCCTTGAAGCATCGTTTGTCTTTGCTTGGATTTGAACTGGAAAAAGAAGAGCTAGATAGTACCTATCAGAGATTCCTGGTTTTGGCTGATGAAATCAAGGAAGTAAATGATGGTCATTTGGTTGATCTCATGAAACTAGCAGTTTGA
- the pyk gene encoding pyruvate kinase, with the protein MIKKTKIVATVGPASESEEMLVALAKAGVNVFRLNFSHGTHEEHQVRIDRIKKINREHGFNCAILQDLQGPKIRVGLMEGGNAGVPLETGRRFIFTNDDIVGNSERASTPYDGMYKDVKVGDRILMDDGKLEVKVIEIDEEKHEVITEVVYGGLLKQKKGVNLPNTNISQPSVTDKDYRDLDFGLKNDVDWIALSFVRTAEEIIKIKEYIRSKGSEAKVIAKMEKPEAIQNMDAIIDAADGVMVARGDLGVEMPSEEVPIIQKTLVAKCHLAVKPVIVATQMLESMIDSPTPTRAEVGDVANAVLDGADAVMLSAESASGKYPLLAVQTMTRTIQHIEEFGNPSVLYYRHHTRVTEPTYVSKEKDNDNVIMMGCRLARDLKVKAIVGVTTSGYTAFRLSHHRPKSQIYIVTGNEKLLTQLSLYWGVNAFSIKELDQPENELQLIDEANKLMVKKGLLQPGDKFINMSSYPLGKQHRTNNLTLMTV; encoded by the coding sequence ATGATAAAGAAGACCAAAATCGTGGCTACGGTAGGCCCAGCCTCAGAAAGTGAAGAGATGTTAGTGGCATTGGCCAAGGCAGGGGTAAACGTATTCCGACTGAATTTTTCTCACGGTACGCATGAAGAACACCAGGTGAGAATAGATCGGATCAAAAAGATCAACCGAGAACATGGTTTTAACTGTGCAATCCTGCAAGACCTTCAAGGTCCAAAGATCCGTGTAGGTCTGATGGAAGGCGGAAATGCAGGGGTGCCTCTAGAAACGGGACGCCGTTTCATCTTTACCAATGACGATATTGTAGGAAACTCTGAAAGAGCCTCCACTCCTTACGACGGCATGTACAAGGACGTGAAGGTAGGTGACCGCATCCTAATGGATGACGGTAAACTTGAGGTAAAAGTGATAGAGATAGACGAAGAAAAACACGAAGTGATCACGGAAGTGGTTTACGGAGGTCTATTGAAGCAAAAGAAAGGAGTCAACCTTCCTAATACCAATATCTCTCAGCCTTCCGTAACGGATAAAGACTATAGAGATTTAGATTTCGGTCTGAAAAACGATGTAGACTGGATCGCTTTATCTTTCGTAAGAACAGCTGAAGAGATCATTAAGATCAAGGAATATATCCGTTCCAAAGGTTCAGAAGCAAAGGTTATCGCCAAAATGGAGAAACCGGAAGCTATACAAAACATGGACGCAATCATTGATGCCGCAGACGGAGTCATGGTAGCCCGTGGCGACCTAGGCGTGGAGATGCCTTCGGAAGAAGTGCCAATTATCCAAAAAACACTGGTAGCTAAATGTCATTTAGCGGTTAAGCCGGTAATAGTAGCTACTCAAATGCTGGAAAGCATGATTGACAGCCCTACTCCTACCCGCGCCGAAGTGGGTGATGTAGCAAATGCCGTACTAGACGGTGCAGACGCTGTGATGTTGAGTGCTGAAAGTGCCTCTGGCAAATACCCACTATTGGCGGTACAAACCATGACTCGAACTATCCAACATATTGAAGAGTTCGGAAATCCATCCGTATTATACTACCGCCATCATACTCGTGTTACTGAACCCACTTACGTATCAAAAGAAAAGGACAATGATAACGTGATCATGATGGGATGTAGGTTAGCACGTGACTTGAAAGTTAAGGCTATAGTAGGTGTAACTACTTCCGGATATACCGCCTTCCGCTTGTCGCATCACCGACCAAAATCTCAAATCTATATCGTAACGGGTAACGAGAAATTATTGACTCAATTAAGCCTTTACTGGGGTGTTAATGCTTTCTCTATTAAAGAACTTGATCAACCTGAAAACGAGTTACAACTCATAGATGAAGCAAATAAGCTGATGGTTAAGAAAGGCCTTTTACAGCCGGGAGATAAATTCATCAATATGTCCAGCTACCCTCTGGGTAAGCAGCATAGAACGAATAATTTGACACTCATGACAGTGTAA
- a CDS encoding SCP2 sterol-binding domain-containing protein: MTLTDYFNSLKEKVSPADLQGIDTKINFDLKGKNMFVTVKDNHIDVSEGVADGAEVNITVKEDDLLSIIQGNTNPMMAMMMGKLKISNPGAMMKYAKILGLM; encoded by the coding sequence ATGACATTAACAGATTATTTTAACTCACTTAAGGAAAAGGTTAGTCCTGCAGATTTACAGGGTATAGATACGAAGATCAATTTTGATCTAAAAGGAAAGAACATGTTCGTTACCGTGAAAGATAACCACATTGATGTGTCAGAAGGGGTAGCAGATGGGGCTGAAGTGAACATCACCGTTAAAGAAGATGATCTACTTTCTATTATTCAAGGCAATACTAATCCCATGATGGCCATGATGATGGGCAAGCTAAAGATCTCAAATCCGGGAGCGATGATGAAGTATGCGAAGATCCTGGGACTAATGTGA